The following nucleotide sequence is from Allocatelliglobosispora scoriae.
CCTGATGCGGCAGTTCGTGCCGAGGTTCCCGTGGCCGCCGCTGGCCGAGGCCGTCGAGGAGCTGGCCCGCCGGATCGGCCGCATCCGCGACTGACCAGCGGCCTCAACGGTCGGCCCGGACCGCCTCGACCACCTGGCGGACGGCGTCGATGACGGCGGCGGGCTTGTCGTGGTGGATGTAGTGCCCGGCATCCGCGACCACCACCTGCTCACCGCGGGCGGTGCGCGCCGTGACGTCGCCGACCAGCCGGATCGACCGCTCCCGCAGCTCGGGGGGCTTCCCCTTACCACCGGCGCTCAGCGCGACCACGGGTATGTCGGGCAGCTTCCGCTCCCGGCGCAGCCGCCGGACGAACTCGCTGCTCCCGTCGACGACCCGGTTCTCGTCGCCGATCATCGCCACCTGGTGGCGCTCCCGATAGGACCCGACGTAAGCGTCGGTGATCAGTGCCCTGACCTCGGCATCCTCGGTGCACCGTGCTGCCAGCCCGCGCCCGATCGCGGTGGCTACCCGCCCGAAGAGCCCGACCCGGCGCAGCAGTTTCACGCCCCCGCCCATCGCCCTCGCCGCGACCCGCCCGAGGGGTGGCAGGGCTGCGAGCACCTCCTCGTGCGACGGGTCGACCAGCACCAGGCCGAGAACGCGGTCCGGGTGCTCGAAGGCGACGAGCTGCACCAGCAGGCCGCCCCAGCTGTGCCCGACCAGGACCGCCGGGCCGATCTCGGTGAGCAGCGCGACCAGGTCGGCGATCTCGGCCTCGACCGTGAGCGTCGCCATCGGGTCACTGGCGCCGAGGCCCGCCCGGTCATAGGCGACCACCCGGGTGTCGGCCGCGATCGCGGGCAGCACCGGCGCCCAGTCCAGCGACGTCTCCCCTGCTCCGGCGACGAGCACCACGATCGGGCTCTGCTCGCCGCTCTCCACCCACCGCAGCACGCGCCCGTCCGGCAGGTCGAGCTCGCCTCGGCGGAACTCGCCGCGGACGAGTCGGGACAGTGCCGTGCGCACCAGGTCTGGCTGATCCCTCCACATAGTCCAAAGAATAGCCTTTGATCAATACGACAGGGGGCCGGCACCCTGCCGGCGTTTCGTGCGACCCGCCGTCACGGCAGCGGCGACGACAAACCGGAGGTGTGGTGTCGGGGCGGCGCGGTAGTGTCCCAGCAATCAGTCTCACCGCTAGGAGCTGCCCGATGGCGTCGGCCGACAATCCGTTCTTCACCCCGAGTGACCTGCCCTACCAGGTGCCGCCGTTCGACCGGATCACCGAGGACCACTACCTGCCGGCCTTCGCCGCGGGCATGGCCGAGCAGCGGGCGGAGATCGAGGCGATCGCCACCAGCGCCGACGAGCCGACCTTCACCAACACGCTCGTCGCCTTCGAGCAGTCCGGGCAGCTCCTCAACCGGGTCTCGCTCGCCTTCTTCAACGTGGCGAGCGCCGACACCAACCCGCGCCTGCAGGAGATCCACGCCGAGGTCGCGCCGCAGCTCGCCGCGCACACCGACGCGATCTACCTCGACAAGCGGCTCTTCGGCCGGGTCAAGGCGCTGCACGACGCCCGCGACTCACTCGGCCTCGACCCGGAGTCGGACTGGCTGCTCCAGCGCTACCACGTGCAGTTCGTCCGCGCCGGTGCCCAGCTCGCCGAGGACGACGCCCAGCAGCTGCGGGAATACAACTCCGAGCTGGCGACGCTCTACTCCAGCTTCAATACCAGGCTGCTCGCCGACACCAACGACCTCGCCGTCGTCGTGACCGACCCCGCCGAGCTCGCCGGGCTCTCCGACGACGCCGTCGCCGCGGCGGCCGAGGGCGGTCGCGCCCGGGGCGAGGACGGTGCCTACGCGCTGAGCCTCATCCTCCCCACCGCCCAGCCGCCGCTCGCCTCCCTGCACAGCCGGGAGCTGCGCGAGCGCGTCTACCGGGCGTCGAGTGCCCGGGGCAGCCGCGGCAACGACAACGACACCGGCGACCTGATCCGGCGCATCGTCACCCTCCGCGCCCAGCGCGCCCGTCTCCTGGGCTACGAGCACCACGCCGCCTATCAGATCGAGGACAACACGGCCCGGACGGCGGAGGCGGCCGCGACGATGCTCGCCAAGCTGGCCCCGGCCGCCGTCGCCAACGCCGCCGCCGAGCTCGCCGACCTGCAGGAGCTCGCCGACCACCCGATCGAGCCCTGGGACTGGGCCTACTACGCCGAGCGCGTCCGCAAGCAGCGCTACGACCTCGACGAGTCGGAACTGCGGCCCTACTTCGAGCTGGACCGGGTCCTGTTCGACGGGGTCTTCTTCGCCGCGACCAAGCTCTTCGGCCTCACCTTCACCGAGCGCCACGACCTGCCGGTCTACCACCCGGAGGTGCGCGCCTTCGAGGTGACCAACGCCGACGGGTCACCGCTGGGCCTGTTCTTCGGCGACTTCTACACCCGGCCCGCCAAGCGCGGCGGTGCCTGGATGAACAGCCTGGTCAACCAGTCGCGTCTGCTCGGCACGCTGCCGGTCGTCGTCAACAACCTCAACATCAACCGCCCGCCGGCCGGTGAGCCGACGCTGCTGACGCTCGACGAGGTCAAGACGCTGTTCCACGAGTTCGGGCACGCGCTGCACGGGCTCCTCTCCGACGTGCACTTCCCCGGCTTCGCCGGGACCGAGGTGCCGTCGGATTTCGTGGAGTACCCGTCCCAGGTCAACGAGATGTGGCTGCTCTGGCCGGAGGTGCTCGCGAGCTACGCCGTGCACCACCAGACCGGTGAGCCGCTGCCGCAGCAGGTGGCCGACCGGCTGCTCGCCTCGGCCCAGTTCGACCAGGGCTACGCCACCACGGAATATCTCGCCTCGGCGCTGCTCGACCTCGCCTGGCACACGCTCACCGTGGAGGACCTCGCGACGCCGGGCCTGATCGACGACATCCCGGCCTTCGAGGCGGCGGCCCTGGAGCGCGACGGTGTCGCGGTCGCCGCGGTCCCGCCGCGCTACCGGACCAGCTACTTCGCGCACATCTGGAGCGGGGCGTCCTACAGTGCGGGCTACTACTCCTACATCTGGAGCGAGGTGCTCGACGCCGACACCGTCGAGTGGTTCAAGGAGAACGGCGGCCTGCGCCGGGAGAACGGCGACCGGTTCCGGCAGACGCTGCTGTCGCGGGGCGGCACCGCCGACGCGATGACCTTCTTCCACGACCTGCGCGGGCGCGAGCCGCAGATCGAGCCGCTGCTCACCAGGCGTGGCCTCGACCGGTCCTGACCTGGCTGCTGCCGGGTGGCCTCGCGCGAGGTCGCCCGGCAGGTCAGGCGGGCGCCTCGACCAGAGTCGGGGTCGGGGTCGCCGCCTCGGCGACGGCCGGGCTGCGGCGCAGCATCGTCCAGGCGAACATGCCGAAGGGGATGATCAGCCAACACGACAGCACCCGGTAACCGAGCACCGCCGCCGTGGCCGGGGCATCCGAGGCTCCGGCGCTGACGAGACCCGCCACGAGCCCGGTCTCGATGAGTCCGATGCCGCCCGGGGTCAGCGGGATCTGCCGGACGACCTGCACGGCCAGATAGGTTCCCGCGATCGCCGTGAGCGGCAGCGGCAGGTTGAAGGCCCGCACGACGGCGAGCAGGCAGATGAGGTCGGCGAGCCAGTTGACGACCGCGAAGCTCAGCGCGAGCGCCCAGTGCTTCGGCGCGACACCACGGGCCGCCTCGACCATCCGTCCGAGCCGGCCGTCCGGCTTCGGCCGCCACGATCCCCGCCAGATCACCGCGACGAGGCCGATGGTGACGGCCGCCACGAGCAGCAGTGCACACCCGCTGACGAGTCCGGAGACCGTGCCGCCGACGAGGTAGAGCAGGCCGAGGCCGAGGAACGAGACCACACCCGAAAGGATCATGACCGCGGTCGCGACGCCACGGCTCGCACCCCGTGCCCGGAACTGCTGGAACGCGAAGGCCGCCGAGATCGCCGTGCCGGCCGGCATGCTGATCGCGATCGCCGATCGGCTCAGCGAGATCGCCATCGCCCGGGGCAGCGAGATCTGGACGCCGAAGGCCCGCAGGAGGCGCCGCTGCTGGCGGGCGAACATGCTGAGCGAACCGATCTCCGCCACCGCCGCCAGCACCAGCCACCAGGGCTTGGCCTCCCGGGCCGCGACGATCACGTCCGACCAGTGCGGCAGCCGGTCGCGCAGCAGCACGATGGCGACGATGCCTATGACGACGGGCGCCGCCCACCGCAGCCACCGGCGCGGGGAGCGGACCGACACGGCCGCCTGACTCACGGGGCCAAGCGTCCTCCTCCGAGGGCCACCTGGGCAAGATCGAATGATGCGAGACACACCCGCAGGTCCCGGGCTCGAGCGGATCACGAGATCCCCGCTCGGCGAGCCGAATCGACTGCGGCCGAAATGCCGCCGGTCGCCGGGTCGCCATGGCCGAGCAGGACCGTTCCGGCACCGGTCGCGGCGAGGGTCCGCAGGGAGTCCAGCGCGGCGGCGGAGTCCTCCGTGAAGGCCCGGCAGACGATACGGGGACCGACCTCGCCGGTGAAGGCGTCCTGCGTCACCAGGGCATCGCCGGTGAAGAGGGCGTCGAGCTCGGGGAAGTGATAAGCGGCGCTGCCACCGGTGTGGCCGGGAGTCGGGATCGCCTGCGGGCCGCCGGGCACGTCGAGGCGCTGGGCGAGATCGAAGGTCCTGGCCGAGGCGATCGGACCGGTGCCGAAAGCGCCGAGGCGGGCCATGTGCAACGGCGCCCCAGGGCGGCGGGGCGGCGCAGCGCGTACCCCAAAAGGGATTTTTCGGCTCTTGGGGGCCTGCGCGGGTGCTCGAGGGCGGGCGCGTCGGCACGACCCAGCGCCGCGCCTATGACACCAGCGGTCGCCGTGCCGCCGCCGAGCGCAACCGGCTCGCCGTCATCGATGCGAGCCGTGAGCTGCTGCTGCGCGACGGCTATCAGGCGACGACGATCGGCGCGATCGCCGAACGGGCCGGGGTCTCCACCGAGCTGATCTACAAGACCTTCGGCAGCAAGCAGCGGCTGATGAAGGCGGTCTACGACGTCGCGCTCGCCGGGGACGCGGAGCCGGTGCCGATCGGGCAGCGCCCGGCGATCGCCCGGATCATGGCCGAACCGGACGCGCGCGCGAAGATCGAGCTCTACGCCGCGTTCGTCGAGGACCTGATGGCCCGCCTGGGCGGCCTGCTCGCGGTGCTCGCCGAGGCCGATCCGGAGCTCGCCGAGCTGCGCGTGACGACCGAGGGGGAGCGGCTCATCGGCGCGAGCGCCTTCGTCGGCCACCTGCACGAGCAGGGACACCTCGCGCCAGGAACCGACCTCGCCCGCGCCGCCGACGCCTGCTGGGTCCAGACGTCGCCGCAGCTCTTCGCGCAGCTCGCGATCACCCGCGGGTGGTCACCCGGGGACTACCGCTCATGGCTCGCGACCGTGCTCACGGCGAGCCTGCTGCCGCCCGCTTAGCAGACGGGTACGCCGGGAAGCTGCGCCGCCGGATGGTCGATGTAGATGTTGGTGATGAACCCGGCCGGCGAGGCGAGCTTGGACCACCAGTTGTTGCTGTAGCCCTCGGCGCTGACCCAGTCCCCCTGCTTCTGGCAGAGCACGGTGACCCGGGTGGGCCCGGCCAGCGTCGCCACGGTGGCTGCGGCGAGCCGCGCGTCGGACCGCACCCGCACCCCGCTCCCCCAGGTCATGAACGACGACCCGCCGCACCCGTTGTCGCTCGTCAGCGACTTGGAGCCGTAGGACCCCGGATAGGGCGCGAGCGAACCGCCGTTGATCACGATGGTCTGCCCCACGCCGTTGAGCAGCTGCTCGTAGTGGATGTGCGCGCCGCTGGTGTTGCCGGTGGCCCCGGTGATCCCGATCTGCTGCCCCTGTGCGACGGACGCCCCGTTCGCGACGGAGTAGGACGCGAGGTGGAAGTAGTAGGTCTTCCAGCCACCGCCGTGCTCCACGGCGATGTAGTTGCCCGCCCCGCTGGGCTGCGAGAACCGGTACGCCGTCCCGCCCGCGGAGGCGAGTACCGGCGTTCCGGCGGTGGCACCGCCGTCGTTGCGGACGAAGTCGAGGGCGAGCCGCACCTCGGCGCTGTGGTGGCTGTAGGTCCAGCGCTGGCCGCAGGGGAAGGGCGCCTTGAAGAGTGGCGCGGCCAGCGCTGGCTGTTCCGTGGCGGTGACGACCACACCCGTCGCCGCGATCATCGTGAGGAGGGCGAGCATCGAGCGAAGTGGACGCACACCAGTCTCCGTCACCGGTAGGCGCCTGGCAACGGGGGGAACCAGGCTCCCATCAGGATAAGCACTACAGTGATGCCTGTAAATACTGTTGCTTGTCGATCGCCTGGCGACCTGCCACCCTTCCGCACATACCTCCGGAGCGATACATTAGGTTAGCCTTGCCTTTGTTGAAACTATGGGAGGACACCGCCATGCGGGTCGTGATGTTCGGCTACCAGACCTGGGGGCACCGCACCCTGCAGGCCCTCCTCGGCTCCGAGCACGAGGTCGTCCTCGTCGTCACGCACCCCCAGGGCGAGGGAGCCTACGAGAAGATGTGGAGCGACTCCGTCGCGGACCTCGCCTCCGCGCATGGCGTACCAGTGGTGCTGCGCAACCGGCCGGACGACGAGGAGCTCCTCGGGCTGCTCAAGGACGCCGACCCGGATGTGATCGTCGCGACCAACTGGCGTACGTGGATCCCGCCGCAGATCTTCAACCTGCCCCGGCTCGGCACGCTCAACGTGCACGACTCGCTGCTACCGAAGTACGCCGGCTTCTCCCCCCTGATCTGGGCGCTCATCAACGGCGAATCCGAGGTCGGCGTCACCGCGCACATGATGAGCGACGTGCTCGACGCGGGCGACGTCGTGCTCCAGCGCTCCGTGCCCGTCGGCGACCGGGACACCACGGCCGATCTGTTCCACAAGACGCTGGAGCTCTTCGGGCCGATCACCGTGGACGGGCTCGCCGAGATCGCCTCCGGGCGGACCGACTGGACGGCACAGGACCGGTCGCAGGCGAGCTTCTTCCACAAGCGCGCCGACGAGGACAGCCGCATCGACTGGACCTGGACCGCTCAGGAGCTCGACCGGCTGGTCCGCGCCCAGTTCGACCCCTACCCCAACGCGTTCACCTTCTACCGGGGACAGCGGGTGCGGGTGCTGAGGGCATCGGTGTCGCAGGGGATCTACGGCGGCACGCCCGGTCGGATCTTCATCCGCGAGGGCGACGGCGTGGTGATCGTCGCGGGTGCCGAGGCCCGCCGGGGCCGCAGCCACGGTCTCGTGATCGAGCGCGTCCGCCTCGACGACGACACCGAGCTGGACGCCACCGACCTCTTCCAGACGATGGGCGGGTACCTGGGCTGAGGCCGCGGGACGGGTTCCGCCGCGCCGACGGCGGGACCCCCGGGGGCGTACCCGGCGACGCTTTTCTAGGCTTTTGACCGTTTTGGCCTATGATGGGGTAGTGACCCTGTCGAGCGGCTACGCGGCGGTCTCCCAGCGCATGGTCGTGCGCGAACCGGTGGGGTACCTGATCGTCCGGCTGCTGATGCCGCGGATGCTGCAGCGGCACGCGCTCGCGGTCGCCTGGTTCGTCTGCGCCACCGACGACATCGTCGACAACGGTCCCAGAGAACGGCGACCGGCCCGCTTCACCGCCTGGGACCGGCAGGTCCGCGCGGGCCTGGCGCTCGACGGCCCGGTCGCCGGGGCGAAGCCCGAGCTCGCCGCCTTCCTCCACACGGTGCGCGAGTGCCGGCTGACCGACACCCTCGTCCACGAGTGCCTCGACGGCCTGCGCGATGATCTCCACTTCACCGGAGTGCGGTCCGAACAGGATTTCCAGGCCTATGTGGACCGGGTGACGATGCCACTGCTGCAGCTCATCATGGCGGTGCACCCGCAGGCCCGGGGCCCGGAGTTCACGACCGCGCTGCGGCACCTCGGCGAGGCGTGCCAGCGCATCGACATCCTCGACGACCTCGCCTCGGACCTGCGCGCCGGGCGCCTGTTCCTGCCCGCCGACGAGCTCGCCGGCATCGGCGTCACGCCCGAGGACCTGTTCGCCGGCCGCGTCCCCGCGCAGCTGCACCCCGTCCTGGCGGAGTGGGCTAGGCGTGCCCGCGAGGGCCTGGTCACGGCGCGCTGCCTGCTCACGGTCGCACCGCGCGAGCTGCGCCCGCTGATCGACGTCATCGTCCGCGGGCACGAGGCCAGGCTCGCGGGACTCGAGAGAGCAGGACTGCGACTGGTACGCCGACGGGTGCTGCCGCCGATCCTGCCCGCCCTCCGGATCGTCACCCAGGGGATGATGCGAAGGGTGGCGGGCCGGGTGGATGATCGAAGCATGACCGATGAGGAGCAGTCCGCGGAGAAGTTCCGGCACCTTCCCGAGCGCATCCAGATCAGCGACATGGTGGAGACCGTCGCCGTGCCCCCGGTGTCGGTGCACGGTCCCGATGTCGAGACCGTCGACAACGTCGGGCCGCTGCGGGTCAGCCACACCTGACCACCGCGTGCCGGAGAAATAGGTTGCCGGAGCATCCGCCGGTTGCCACGGTGTAGCCATGAGCAGAGATCCGGTCGTCGACGCGCGCGACCTCGTCGCCGAGGTGTTTCCGCAGGCCCGGTGGGCGCTGCTGACCGGCAGCGTGATCACGGCTGCGCGTACCGCCGGATCTGACCTTGATGTGGTGGTGGTCCTGCCCGACGGCGACGGGGACGCGCCGCATCGCGAGTCGCGGCGCTTCCGGGGGTGGCCGGTGGAGCTCTTCGTCCACGACGAGCTGACCCTCGGCCACTATCTCGGCAGGGAGCTCGTCGGCCGCAAACCGAGCCTGCACCGCATGGTCGGCACGGGGATCACGCTCGTCGGCGACCCGGCCGACTGGCGGGAGCGCTGCGCCAAGGTCCTGCTCGACGGTCCGCCGGCCCGGAGCGAAGCCGAGCGGGACTGGGCGCGCTACGGTCTCACCGACCTGCTCGACGACCTCGTTCACGCCACCGACGAGGCCGAGCGCACGGTGATCGCCGCCTTCGCCTGGCGCGCCGCCGGGGACCTCACGCTGGGGTTCGCCGACCGGTGGACCGGCACCGGGAAGTGGCTGCTGCGCGAGCTGCGCGACCTCGACCCGGCGGTGGCCGACCGGTGGCTGGCCGCGCACGGCGACCCGGAGGCGATCGCCGCATACATCCGCGAGCTGCTCGACCGCAACGGCGGGCCGCTGTTCGAGGGCTACCGCGCCGACGGCGAACGCCCCTGACCGCCTGTCCTGATCGCGCCCCCACGCGGCTTGATCGCGTTGAACCCCGGACGCGCCCTACATGTCCGGCCCGAGGGCATATTTCCGGGTTTCAACGCGATCAAGCGCGCAGCGCGGCGCTACGCGAGGTGGTCGGCGGCGACCGGGGCGGGGTCCGACGGGACCGGGCGGCGGCGGGCCGACGGGATGATCAGCGGCGTGCCGGACTCCGGGTCGGTGATGACGCGGCAGTCGAGGCCGAAGACGTCGCGGACCAGCTCGGCGGTGACGATCCGGGACGGTTCGCCGGTCGCCACGATCCGGCCGCCGGACATCGCGATCATGTGGGTGGCGTAGCGGCAGGCCTGGTTGAGGTCGTGCAGCACCGCGACGAGGGTGTGTCCGCGATCCGCGTGCAGGTCGGCGCAGAGGTCGAGCAGCTCGACCTGGTGCGCGATGTCGAGAAAGGTCGTCGGCTCGTCGAGCAGCAGGATGCCGGTCTGCTGGGCGAGCACCATCGCCACCCAGACCCGCTGGCGCTGCCCGCCGGAGAGCTCGTCGACGAACCGGTCCGCCAGCTCCAGTACGCCGGTGAGCCGCATCGCCTCGGCGACCGCCGTCTCGTCGTCGCTGGACCACTGCCGCAGCAGCTTCTGGTGCGGGTAGCGGCCCCGCGCCACCAGGTCCCCGACGGTGATCCCGGCCGGAGCGAGCGAGGTCTGCGGCAGCAGGCCGAGCCGCCGGGCGACCTCCTTGGCCGGGTAGGAGGCGATCGCCGCACCGTCGAGGTAGACCGAGCCGGCTCGCGGCTTGAGGATCCGGGCGAGTGCCTTGAGCAGCGTCGATTTGCCGCAGGCGTTGGGGCCGACGATGACGGTGAAGGAGCCGTCGGGGATCTGGACCGAGAGCTGCGCGGCGACGGTCCGCTGGTCGTAGCCGAGGGTCAGGTCGACGGCATGCAGCCGCTGGTCGCTCACGCCGCCTCCAGGTGGATTCATGATCGCTTCCGCCACTCGGCGGCGAGCAGCCAGATCAGGTAGAGCCCGCCGATCGCGCCGGTGGCGATGCCGACGGGGAACGGGGTCGGTGCGAAGGCCCGCTGGGCGGCGAAATCGCTCGCGACGAGTAGCAGCCCGCCCAGCACGGCGGCCGGGAGCAGGCCGGGCCCGGACGACCGGGTCAGCCGGGTCGCGATCTGCGGCGCGGCGAGCGCGACGAAGCCGATCGGCCCGGCCGCGGCGGTCGCGACGGCGGTGAGCGCGAGGCTGACCGCGATGACACCCACCCGGGTACGCTCCACGTCCACTCCCAGCCCGCGGGCGGTGTCGTCGCCCATCTCCAGCATCGCCAGGCGCCGGCCCAGCAGCAGCGCGCAGGGCAGCAGGACCGCCACCGCGATGCCGACCGCGCGGACGTGGTCCCAGTCCCGGCCGTTGAGGCTGCCGATGAGCCAGCGCTGGGCGTTCTCGGCCTCGCGGAAGGTGGTCCTGGTGAGCAGGTAGGAGTTGACGGCCTGCAGGGCGGCGCTGATGCCGACGCCGACGAGGACGAAGCGGTAGCCCTGTACGCCGCGGCGGTAGGCCAGGGCGTAGAGCAGTGCGGCGGTGGCGGCGGCGCCGATGAGGGAGCCGATCGACGTCTGGGTCGCCGAGCCGCCGACGACGAGGATGACGACCATCGCACCGGTGGCGGAGCCGCTGGTCAGGCCGATCAGGTCGGGGCTGGCGAGCGGGTTGCCGGCGAGCCGCTGGAACATCGCCCCGCTGGTCCCGAGCGCGGCGCCGATGAGCAGGCCGGTCAGGAGGCGGGGCAGGCGCAGTTCGAGGACGATGAAGTCGGTCCCGGGGCGGCCCCGGCCGAGCAGGCTGTCGACCACGTCTGCGAGCGGGACGGGGAAGTCGCCGGTGGTGAGCGTCGCCGCGGCGAGGGTGATCGTCGCTGCGATGAGGACGATCAGCACGGCGAGGGAGCGCGGGTCGACGCGCATCGAGACGCGCTCGTGCGGGGAGCGCAGCACCCGGCCGCGCAGGACCGTCGTCATAGCTGGGCCAGCCGACGGCGGCGGGCGAGCAGGATGAAGATCGGGGCCCCGATCGCGACCACGACGATGCCGACCTCCAGCTCGGCGGGGCGGGCGACGACCCGGCCGGCGATGTCGG
It contains:
- a CDS encoding alpha/beta fold hydrolase, with the translated sequence MWRDQPDLVRTALSRLVRGEFRRGELDLPDGRVLRWVESGEQSPIVVLVAGAGETSLDWAPVLPAIAADTRVVAYDRAGLGASDPMATLTVEAEIADLVALLTEIGPAVLVGHSWGGLLVQLVAFEHPDRVLGLVLVDPSHEEVLAALPPLGRVAARAMGGGVKLLRRVGLFGRVATAIGRGLAARCTEDAEVRALITDAYVGSYRERHQVAMIGDENRVVDGSSEFVRRLRRERKLPDIPVVALSAGGKGKPPELRERSIRLVGDVTARTARGEQVVVADAGHYIHHDKPAAVIDAVRQVVEAVRADR
- a CDS encoding M3 family metallopeptidase, with amino-acid sequence MASADNPFFTPSDLPYQVPPFDRITEDHYLPAFAAGMAEQRAEIEAIATSADEPTFTNTLVAFEQSGQLLNRVSLAFFNVASADTNPRLQEIHAEVAPQLAAHTDAIYLDKRLFGRVKALHDARDSLGLDPESDWLLQRYHVQFVRAGAQLAEDDAQQLREYNSELATLYSSFNTRLLADTNDLAVVVTDPAELAGLSDDAVAAAAEGGRARGEDGAYALSLILPTAQPPLASLHSRELRERVYRASSARGSRGNDNDTGDLIRRIVTLRAQRARLLGYEHHAAYQIEDNTARTAEAAATMLAKLAPAAVANAAAELADLQELADHPIEPWDWAYYAERVRKQRYDLDESELRPYFELDRVLFDGVFFAATKLFGLTFTERHDLPVYHPEVRAFEVTNADGSPLGLFFGDFYTRPAKRGGAWMNSLVNQSRLLGTLPVVVNNLNINRPPAGEPTLLTLDEVKTLFHEFGHALHGLLSDVHFPGFAGTEVPSDFVEYPSQVNEMWLLWPEVLASYAVHHQTGEPLPQQVADRLLASAQFDQGYATTEYLASALLDLAWHTLTVEDLATPGLIDDIPAFEAAALERDGVAVAAVPPRYRTSYFAHIWSGASYSAGYYSYIWSEVLDADTVEWFKENGGLRRENGDRFRQTLLSRGGTADAMTFFHDLRGREPQIEPLLTRRGLDRS
- a CDS encoding lysylphosphatidylglycerol synthase transmembrane domain-containing protein, yielding MSQAAVSVRSPRRWLRWAAPVVIGIVAIVLLRDRLPHWSDVIVAAREAKPWWLVLAAVAEIGSLSMFARQQRRLLRAFGVQISLPRAMAISLSRSAIAISMPAGTAISAAFAFQQFRARGASRGVATAVMILSGVVSFLGLGLLYLVGGTVSGLVSGCALLLVAAVTIGLVAVIWRGSWRPKPDGRLGRMVEAARGVAPKHWALALSFAVVNWLADLICLLAVVRAFNLPLPLTAIAGTYLAVQVVRQIPLTPGGIGLIETGLVAGLVSAGASDAPATAAVLGYRVLSCWLIIPFGMFAWTMLRRSPAVAEAATPTPTLVEAPA
- a CDS encoding MBL fold metallo-hydrolase — encoded protein: MARLGAFGTGPIASARTFDLAQRLDVPGGPQAIPTPGHTGGSAAYHFPELDALFTGDALVTQDAFTGEVGPRIVCRAFTEDSAAALDSLRTLAATGAGTVLLGHGDPATGGISAAVDSARRAGIS
- a CDS encoding TetR/AcrR family transcriptional regulator — protein: MLEGGRVGTTQRRAYDTSGRRAAAERNRLAVIDASRELLLRDGYQATTIGAIAERAGVSTELIYKTFGSKQRLMKAVYDVALAGDAEPVPIGQRPAIARIMAEPDARAKIELYAAFVEDLMARLGGLLAVLAEADPELAELRVTTEGERLIGASAFVGHLHEQGHLAPGTDLARAADACWVQTSPQLFAQLAITRGWSPGDYRSWLATVLTASLLPPA
- a CDS encoding methionyl-tRNA formyltransferase, which translates into the protein MRVVMFGYQTWGHRTLQALLGSEHEVVLVVTHPQGEGAYEKMWSDSVADLASAHGVPVVLRNRPDDEELLGLLKDADPDVIVATNWRTWIPPQIFNLPRLGTLNVHDSLLPKYAGFSPLIWALINGESEVGVTAHMMSDVLDAGDVVLQRSVPVGDRDTTADLFHKTLELFGPITVDGLAEIASGRTDWTAQDRSQASFFHKRADEDSRIDWTWTAQELDRLVRAQFDPYPNAFTFYRGQRVRVLRASVSQGIYGGTPGRIFIREGDGVVIVAGAEARRGRSHGLVIERVRLDDDTELDATDLFQTMGGYLG
- a CDS encoding phytoene/squalene synthase family protein, yielding MTLSSGYAAVSQRMVVREPVGYLIVRLLMPRMLQRHALAVAWFVCATDDIVDNGPRERRPARFTAWDRQVRAGLALDGPVAGAKPELAAFLHTVRECRLTDTLVHECLDGLRDDLHFTGVRSEQDFQAYVDRVTMPLLQLIMAVHPQARGPEFTTALRHLGEACQRIDILDDLASDLRAGRLFLPADELAGIGVTPEDLFAGRVPAQLHPVLAEWARRAREGLVTARCLLTVAPRELRPLIDVIVRGHEARLAGLERAGLRLVRRRVLPPILPALRIVTQGMMRRVAGRVDDRSMTDEEQSAEKFRHLPERIQISDMVETVAVPPVSVHGPDVETVDNVGPLRVSHT
- a CDS encoding nucleotidyltransferase domain-containing protein, translating into MSRDPVVDARDLVAEVFPQARWALLTGSVITAARTAGSDLDVVVVLPDGDGDAPHRESRRFRGWPVELFVHDELTLGHYLGRELVGRKPSLHRMVGTGITLVGDPADWRERCAKVLLDGPPARSEAERDWARYGLTDLLDDLVHATDEAERTVIAAFAWRAAGDLTLGFADRWTGTGKWLLRELRDLDPAVADRWLAAHGDPEAIAAYIRELLDRNGGPLFEGYRADGERP
- a CDS encoding ABC transporter ATP-binding protein; its protein translation is MTLGYDQRTVAAQLSVQIPDGSFTVIVGPNACGKSTLLKALARILKPRAGSVYLDGAAIASYPAKEVARRLGLLPQTSLAPAGITVGDLVARGRYPHQKLLRQWSSDDETAVAEAMRLTGVLELADRFVDELSGGQRQRVWVAMVLAQQTGILLLDEPTTFLDIAHQVELLDLCADLHADRGHTLVAVLHDLNQACRYATHMIAMSGGRIVATGEPSRIVTAELVRDVFGLDCRVITDPESGTPLIIPSARRRPVPSDPAPVAADHLA
- a CDS encoding FecCD family ABC transporter permease yields the protein MTTVLRGRVLRSPHERVSMRVDPRSLAVLIVLIAATITLAAATLTTGDFPVPLADVVDSLLGRGRPGTDFIVLELRLPRLLTGLLIGAALGTSGAMFQRLAGNPLASPDLIGLTSGSATGAMVVILVVGGSATQTSIGSLIGAAATAALLYALAYRRGVQGYRFVLVGVGISAALQAVNSYLLTRTTFREAENAQRWLIGSLNGRDWDHVRAVGIAVAVLLPCALLLGRRLAMLEMGDDTARGLGVDVERTRVGVIAVSLALTAVATAAAGPIGFVALAAPQIATRLTRSSGPGLLPAAVLGGLLLVASDFAAQRAFAPTPFPVGIATGAIGGLYLIWLLAAEWRKRS